One window of Candidatus Neomarinimicrobiota bacterium genomic DNA carries:
- a CDS encoding MarR family transcriptional regulator: MDVKLKQQASAITELTFDLLRCCEAKEKMFAKDHGLKVAEFRCLRIVEAGKSYSVQELATSMHLSPSRLTRIIDGLFAEKLVDRVQSIEDRRFAKISLTNKGQTLVGKLKEEYADLHGEMLKDISVEDRDKIYNGISLMQGLVSTWLVRNA; the protein is encoded by the coding sequence ATGGACGTGAAATTGAAACAACAGGCCAGCGCAATTACCGAATTGACATTTGATTTGTTGAGGTGCTGTGAAGCCAAAGAAAAAATGTTTGCTAAAGACCATGGACTAAAAGTTGCTGAATTCCGTTGTTTGAGAATTGTCGAAGCGGGAAAATCCTACTCTGTACAAGAGCTTGCTACTAGTATGCATCTCTCTCCAAGCCGTTTGACCAGAATTATTGATGGTCTTTTTGCAGAAAAATTGGTTGACCGCGTCCAAAGTATTGAAGATCGAAGATTTGCAAAAATCAGCCTCACCAACAAGGGTCAAACCCTGGTAGGTAAGCTGAAAGAAGAGTACGCAGATCTCCACGGTGAAATGCTGAAAGATATCTCTGTTGAAGATAGGGATAAGATATACAATGGTATTTCTTTGATGCAGGGATTGGTAAGTACCTGGCTAGTCAGAAACGCCTGA
- a CDS encoding 8-oxo-dGTP diphosphatase: MNKLATLCYLRDGEKTLMLHRNKKVNDMHEGKWNGLGGKVEEGESPEACAMREVLEESGLQVSRPQLKGFITFPDFDGENDWYVFVYRFDEFIGKLIDSPEGHLQWISKAELKDIPLWEGDRIFMDWLDQPGIFSAVFKYESGELLNWNVTWY; encoded by the coding sequence ATGAATAAGCTGGCAACTTTGTGTTACCTACGTGATGGCGAGAAGACCTTGATGCTTCATCGCAATAAAAAAGTCAATGATATGCATGAGGGGAAATGGAATGGCCTAGGTGGTAAAGTTGAGGAGGGTGAATCTCCAGAGGCCTGTGCCATGAGAGAAGTATTGGAAGAATCAGGGTTGCAGGTCTCCAGACCACAGCTAAAAGGGTTTATCACCTTTCCAGATTTTGATGGCGAAAACGATTGGTACGTGTTTGTATACCGATTTGATGAGTTTATCGGCAAGTTGATAGATTCTCCAGAAGGTCATCTCCAGTGGATCTCAAAAGCTGAACTAAAAGACATCCCTCTCTGGGAAGGAGACCGGATTTTTATGGATTGGTTGGATCAACCAGGTATTTTCTCTGCGGTTTTTAAATATGAATCAGGTGAACTTCTTAATTGGAATGTGACCTGGTATTAA